Genomic DNA from Carassius carassius unplaced genomic scaffold, fCarCar2.1 SCAFFOLD_65, whole genome shotgun sequence:
TGAATAAAATGTCATCCTTGTAACatgctgtgtttgtttgtgtgtgtgtgagagagagagagagagagagagtgtgtgtgtattagtgtgagtgtgtgtgtgtgtgtgtataaaaagtGTATGGGAAAAGTTttcaaaaattaaatgaatttcatatattaaatatatataatataaattgaaGAGACTGCGAAAATGTtgcatgtatttgtattttttaattgagaatataatttttaaaaagcagtcaaAATATAGTCACAATActagaagaaaaaatataaaaaggaggaatattacaaaaaaaatcacatcaaatGAATACAAATTTAATCTACATAGTCAAATAGCTTTTAAAGCCTTCTTTTTGAAGATGGTCCAAAAATACTGCTGTAAGTCAGCAAGCAGAACACACAAAAGtagtttctgctttaaaaatgtgcatttatgtAGATAATGTACATGTTGTATATTCTTTGTTTCGATTTGCTGACGTAGGCCGTGACGCGTGCAGTCATGTGACCGAGCGGCAGAACACGGAAGAGGAAGCGAAAGCATTTACCGTCACCATAAACATGACAAGCGAAACATAGAAAGTAAGCTAATTGTTTAAAATCGCCAGTTTTAAGTTAAATTAGATTGCAGAAACTCGTCGGAAAACGCTTTGTGTCGGACAGCAATGGCAGTAAATGTGCTGTCGTTCCTCCTGCTGATGTGGTTCGGCTGTCAGGTAACTTACGCGCTGAAAATAATTGAGTAAGAGCTGAAGATTCGCGAATCAGTGAATCATCTTCTGTGTTTCTGCTCGCAGGTCGACGGTCAGCTGGCGATTCTGCACGCGTCTAATGGATCTACAGTCAGAGAGTACTGTCTGGTGTACAACTCAACCTGGAGCAACATCTCAGACCGCCTGAGTGCAGCTgtgagagaaaacacacacacacacacactctctcacactcaaacacacacagtcttaTTGCTATGACGatgattttaaacatttgaaCTCTCAATCACATGGGACTATTTGAACCTGTTTTCAGGCAGAGAGAGCAGCACTCATCGTGTAAGCTTGTGTTTGAAACAAACGGTCTACACAGCAGGTTACATTTCTGTGTTACTAACATTAAATACTAATAACGACAGTATTGAGATCAAAGTTTATAGTCTGATATAGCTGCAGCCGCAGTCAAAATGAGAAACTGACCTTTGGAACACATTACGCTTCAAATAAAGATTGTAGGCCGATATGTTACATTGTGACAGTATAGTGACCAGTGactgttaaaatacatttgatgtctcattcattcaatcaagagattcgttcaaaaaTGATATTTCTAATAGGctaatttataacattttagactcatttataacaataaataaaacatttagtaaGAAACCTAAGTGAATCTATAGCCTATAGTGTCATGTTTTCAGAATCATGGGAGAACCTTGATCTCGATTCTAAAAAATCTGTTATCCAGAGTCATAGCTTAATAATTAATATCTGGCATCTAACTAATAGCCTACTATCATTACTGATTCTAATAGCCTATTAAAATGTAGACTAGGATGAGCAACCTTACAGACTTTATCTGGAACAACAACAAGGATTTACTACGTTTACAGATgcatttttgtgaattgttggccttctggaaagtatgttcatttactgtacatggactcaatacttttccacaacattctaatttattgagatgcacctgtataatgcAGTAAAATCCCGCTTCTCGTCCAGTGTGCGAAGTTCTGCAAACAAACACACTGTATTTATGTATCGGCAGCACATAGAGTTGCATACAAACATAGCTAcaagaggaaaaaaatgggacTCAAACACAGCAACTGATAAAAATAAGATCAGGAAAAACACAagatttctttaaaacattttgctAAAGACAAGTACACAGGGATGGTAGTGTCTCAAGTTTAACGACAGTTTGCAGATCATTCCAAGCCCAGGGGGCATAGAAAGTAAAAGCACATTTTCCAAACTCCGAAcatacttttggaacttttaacTAAATGTACGGTTGAGATCTAGTATGGTAACTATTTGCATAAAAAATGAGGAAATTTGAAATATTAGCAGTCAACTTACTTCAAAGTGCCTTAACAATGAACATATGCATATGCAGCTTCCTCCTCCGATGAAGTCCATGCCAATGATTCATGAAGTATACAGTTCTGAGTATGTGAATCTGCTGCATGACAGAGTCCAGTTTCCTCATTAAAGAGGAAGATGCATGTGGTTCAGACTGAGGTGAATCTGCTGCTGatgtatcgtgtgtgtgtgtgcaggtggccTATCCGCTGCTGAACCTGACCTCCAGTCAGCTGTGTGTGAGGGGTCAGCAGGACTCTCTGGAGGGTCAGGCTGTGGTGGTGACGAGGGGCAGCTGTGATTTCGGTCAGAAGGCTCTGGTCGCTCAGGATCTGGGTGCGTCTGTGCTTCTGATCGCCAGCATCAAAAGTATGTTGACGCCTACGGTAAACAACTCTGTGTTCAGTAAGATGAAGATTCCTGTGGCCCTGGTGAGACACCGGGACATCCTGGACGCGCTGCAGGTGAAGATGAAGTCACTCCTACTTCTGCACTTCACACTGGACCGAACGTTTCAGAGCAGCTTCACTGAgagaaacaggaaaataacagtgttaGTGTTTCAAAATTCATTGATTCGCTTCCGTTCAGGGACGATTCACTTCGGTTCAGGGACGATTCACTTCAGTTCACTTCAGTTCAGGGGCGATTCACTTCAGTTCAGGGATGATTCAGTTCACTTCAGTTCAGGGACGATTCACTTCAATTAACTTCAGTTCAGGGACGATTCACTTCAGTTCAGGGATGATTCACTTCAGTTCAGGGACGATTCACTTCAGTTCAGGGACGATTCACTTCAGTTCAGGGACGATTCACTTCAGTTCAGGGACGATTCACTTCAGTTCAGGGACGATTCACTTCAGTTCAGGGACGATTCACTTCAGTTCAGGGACGATTCACTTCAGTTCACTTCAGTTCAGGGGCGATTCACTACAGTTCAGGGACGATTCACTACAGTTCAGGGACGATTCACTACAGTTCAGGGACGATTCACTTCAGTTCAGGGACGATTCACTTCAGTTCAGGGACGATTCACTTCAGTTCAGGGACGATTCACTACAGTTCAGGGACGATTCACTACAGTTCAGGGACGATTCACTACAGTTCAGGGACGATTCACTTCAGTTCAGGGACGATTCACTTCAGTTCAGGGACGATTCACTTCAGTTCAGGGACGATTCACTTCAGTTCAGGGACGATTCACTTCAGTTCAGGGACGATTCACTACAGTTCAGGGACGATTCACTACAGTTCAGGGACGATTCACTTCAGTTCAGGGACGATTCACTTCAGTTCAGGGACGATTCACTTCAGTTCAGGGACGATTCACTTCAGTTCAGGGACGATTCACTTCAGTTCAGGGACGATTCACTTCAGTTCAGGGACGATTCACTTCAGTTCAGTGACGATTCACTtcagttcatttcagttcagggacgaTTCACTTCGGTTCAGGGACGATTCACTTCGGTTCAGGGACGATTCACTTCGGTTCAGGGACGATTCACTTCGGTTCAGGGACGATTCACTTCGGTTCAGGGACGATTCACTTCGGTTCAGGGACGATTCACTTCAGTTCAGGGACGATTCACTTCAGTTCAGGGACGATTCACTTCAGTTCAGGGACGATTCACTTCAGTTCAGGGACGATTCACTtcagttcatttcagttcagggacgattcacttcagttcagggacgattcacttcagttcacttcagttcagggacgattcacttcagttcacttcagttcagggacgattcacttcagttcagtgacgattcacttcagttcagggacgattcacttcagttcagggacgattcacttcagttcacttcagttcagggacgattcacttcagttcacttcagttcagggacgattcacttcagttcagtgacgattcacttcagttcagggacgattcacttcagttcacttcagttcagggacgattcacttcagttcagggacgattcacttcagttcacttcagttcagggacgattcacttcagttcatttcagttcagggacgaTTCACTTCAGTTCATTTCAGTGCAGGGACGATTCACTtcagttcatttcagttcagggacgaTTCGCTTCAGTTCAGGGACGAAAAGAGGCCTTGAAAAAatcttaaatcagagcagaaagtctTGAATTCATAAAGTTGTGGCATTAAGTGTTGAATCTCTTGCTTTTCCAGAACAAATATCTAAACTTTCATAAACCAAGACACATTTACTGAAAATACAAAATGAACGTTTTTTTGAGGAATTGaacaaaatgaagtgagtttatgattaaaatgaaaataacaaatatctgtcagtggggAATAAAAACTGGTTTCAGATTGAGCCCATTAGCAGAGATTAGTCACTTCATTTTGATCAgtctctcagaaaacaagacttcttattttatatttacatttattcatttagcagacgcttttatccaaagcgacttccagatgaggacagtggaagcaatcaaaagcaacaaagagagcaatgatatataagagctataacaagtctctgttaggttaacacagtacacctagcatgggcttttaaataatataatataaagaaaacagatagaataaaaaaagaatagagcaagctagtgttagaggtctagTGTTATTTTCTGAGATTTGCACTGGAAATAAGACAGAAATACTGAGGTAGAGCAGCAGCTTGTGCCATGTAATCAGAAGACACAGTAAAAGTTATTTCAGTATTGTTGTTTTGTAAAAggaatgaaaatgtaatggagatcagttacacatttatatttagagcTCATACTGACATATTGTGTTCTCTTCAGTTTATTTCTGTCATTATCTTGCTCTTAAAAAAGTCTTCCATTTCTTCACAAAAGTTTTAAATGTACCTTGGTAACAGAATCCGAGCTGAATGTCTGAATGTGTCGGAGTTCCTCCATCATGAGCTGGTGGTGTTTCTCTCAGGTGTTTCCTCAGGGGATGGAGGTGAGGTTATacgctcctcctcttcctccgttTGACGCCAGCATCATCGTCATGTTTCTGATCGCAGTGTTCACGGTGACCATGGGTGGATTCTGGAGCGGTGCGGCCGAGAAGTGAGTTGCTGGTCATCATCGTTAGCTCCCATGTGGATCAGGTgttgactgctgtgtgtgtgtgtgtgtgtgtgtgtgtgctcagacTGAAGCAGGCCCCGGGGTTCGAGTCTGACGCGGCTGAGGGACGCTCTGACAGCAGTGAGGTCTCGCTCTACTCTCCTCTGAAGGTGCTGATGTTTGTGGGCATGATGTGTGTGATGCTTGTGCTCATGTACTTCTTCTACCGCTGGCTCGGTGAGTTCTGCTGCTTCACAGTCTGCAGGAAGAAGAATACAGCGAGACTGATGCTTGTTTCTCCTGCAGTTTATGTGATTATCGTCATATTCTGCCTGGCCTCAGCGTCAGCGCTCTATAACTGTCTGGATTCACTGATGACCGCACTGGGCTGCAGCACACTCaggtcagcacacacacacacatacaggcacacacgcacacacatgcactcgacacacacacacactcgcacatacaGGCACACACGCActccgcacacacacacgcgtgcgcacacacgcaagcacacacacacacacacacacactcgcacacacatgcactcgacacacacacacacacacactcgcacatacaggcacacacgcacacacatgcactccacacacacacacacacacacacactcgcacatacaGGCACACACTCACTCGGCACACACACATGCgtgcgcacacacgcacgcacactcgcacactcacacactcgcacatacaggcacacacacactcggcacacacacacgcgtgcgcatacacgcaagcacacacacacacacacattcacacactcgcacacacatgcactcgacacacacacacacacacactcgcacatacaggcacacacgcacgcacacacacacacattcacacactcgcacatacaggcacacacactcacgtgcatgcacactgacacaccacacacgcactcacacacacacacactcacacacacacacacacacacacacacacacacacacactcacgtgcatacacactcacacaccacacactcacgtgcatacacactcacacaccacacacacacgtgcatgcacactgacacacacacacacatacatacacacacttacatgcatgcacactcacacacacacaaacacacacacacacacacacacacatacatacacacacttacatgcatgcacactcacacacacacactctcacgtgcatgcacacgcacacacacacacacacatgcactcacatgcatgcacactcacacacacacacactcaaggttGACTAGTATTATTATCTGAGCAGCACTGGAGCAACAGGGTTTGTTCTTCTGCTGATGTCACTGAGCTCCGCCTCTGACTCTGAACTTGTTTCTCCAGTGTTTCCTGCGGAGAGAGAAGTGTGTCAGTGCGTTCACTGCTGATCGCCGCCGTCTGCATCACGCTGTCTGTCATCTGGGGAGTGTACCGCAACGACGacaggtctcacacacacacacacagtttgtttTCAGAGTGTCATGCTGTTGTTTTCTCGACACACACGTCTGTTCCAGACTGATTCACACACAGTTCGTCAGATTGGAAGTGTCTGAGTCTCTTCTCATTGGTTGTGGTCACTCTGAGTTTCTCACttctgtgttcagtgtgtgtttgcgtgcgtgCTGAAACACACAGCAGATTGTGTCATAACTTCTGTTTTCTATCACTGTGTAATAACAGAGTGGGGCTGCACAATTAttcagaagaaaaacacaattgaGCAGTTAATTAAGTGGCAAGGCTGCATGAGTTTATTTCCATGCGAGCAGCACATGATgcactgtatttattaataaatactcaAACATTGAAATATTACCATAGtaatatttctttctttgtttaataatattatagctttttttttttttttttttaagttgcgaCAGCAATTTTTATTCAAAAGTTCCCAGCACTCCTGCATGGAGATGGAGTCTGAGTGGTGTGTCACATGATCGGAGCGTTTCTGACCGTGTCTCTGATGTCTGCAGGTGGATCTGGATCCTTCAGGATCTGCTGGGAATCGCCTTCTGTCTGAACTTCCTGAAAACCATCAGTCTGTCAAACTTCAAGGTGAGCTGTGTTCTCAGTGTCACTCCGgcgctgtgctgtgtgtgtgtgtgacgtgtgtTTGCTCGTTCTGCAGATCTGTGTGATTCTGCTCAGTCTGCTGCTGCTCTACGACgtcttcttcgtcttcatcacGCCGTTCCTGACACCGGTGAGTATCAGCAGATCAGCACTCAGCAGCGCCTGCTCATGCTCTCatcctgatgtgtgtgtgtgtgtgtgtgtgtgttcagaacgGAGAGAGCATCATGGTGCAGGTGGCTCTGGGCCCCGGCGCTGGAGGGAAGGTGAGCAAGAGCCtcgtgtgatctgtgtgtgactgATGTGCGGCTCACTAACAACAGCTTCTGCTTTCAGGGTGACCGCAATGTAGTGGAGGTTCCAGGAGACCAAACACCCTCCTACGAGaaagtaagacacacacacacacacacacacacacacacacacacacacactctctctatctctctctctcacacacacacacacacacacacactctctctctctctctctcacacacacacacacacacacacacacacacacacacactctctcacacacacgcacactctctcagacacacacacacacacacacacactctctctctcacacacacacacacacacacacacacacacacactctctctatctctctctctcacacacacacacacacacacacacactctctctctctctctctctctcacacacacacacacacacacacactctctctcacacacacgcacactctctcagacacacacacacacacacacacacacacacactctctctctctctctcacacacacacacacacacacacacacacacacactctctctctctcacacacacgcacactctctcagacacacacacacacacacacacacacatgctaacatacacacattattttataattttattgtgGCATATAATTACTGAATCACAATATAAATCTATTATCATAATACATTCTCCTTTGATTCATCTAATTAATCAAAGgataattacttttaaaaacttcacaaattgtttcaaagtagcGTTACAGTAAATTTCTTCTTCTGCCTTCAGCAGATTATAGTTCACACTGTAACAATATACAGAAAGCATGTGTGAAGTGTTCatggttctgtgtgtgtgtgtgtgtgtgtgtgtgtgtgtgtggggtccaGCTGCCGGTGGTGATGCGTATCCCACAGTTCTCTGCGCTGGCTCAGAATCTGTGCATGATGCAGTTCTCCATCCTGGGCTACGGTGACATCATCATACCAGGTCAGACACTGACCGGGGGCGGGGCCGGGGGCGGGGCCAGCAGCTCTGAGCCCTGatgatgaatgtgtgtgtgcaggtctgCTGGTGGCCTACTGTCACAGGTTTGACGTGTGGATGGGGAACTCCAGAAGAGTCTACTTCATCTCCTGCACCGTGGGTACGAGCTTCTCCTGATGATCCTCCTGCAGCAGAGACTGTGctctaacagtgtgtgtgtgtgtgtgtgtgtgtgtgtgtgcagcgtaCGCCGTGGGTCTGCTGCTGACCTTCGCTGTAATGCTGCTGTCTCAGATGGGTCAGCCGGCGCTGCTGTACCTGGTTCCCTGTACGCTCCTGACCAGCTCCGTCCTCGCCGGCGTCCGCAAGGAGTTCACACACTTCTGGAGCGGCTCGGGGACGTATCAGGTGACCACCGGGTTCTGTGTGTGGGCAGACTAGCAGCAGTCCTCATGTGATTTCATGAGctcgtaacacacacacacacacacacacacgcagtgaTCGCTCCAGTGACACTCACTGAATTAAAGCTGCAGGGCTCTGTTCTTCTTCAAAATAGACACGAGGAAACACAAAAAATAACTATGTTCACTACAAGATCAAATAAGTGAGCTGTTCGGTGATTCACGAGCACCATACGACGTTCAGCGCTGGGAAAAATAGACACGAAAACACTTAATTGATGGacagtttaaatgattaaaactagAGTTTATATGGACACTACCGGTCTAGAGTTTGGGGTCCAAGAGAttttttcttctgctcatcaaggatgaatttatttgatcaaaaatactgcaagaaatgtaatattgtgaaatgtaatgtatttctgtgatgctccgctgtattttcagcatcattcctccagtcttcagtgtcacatgatcttcagaaatcagaataatatgagg
This window encodes:
- the LOC132136714 gene encoding signal peptide peptidase-like 2A isoform X1, with amino-acid sequence MAVNVLSFLLLMWFGCQVDGQLAILHASNGSTVREYCLVYNSTWSNISDRLSAAVAYPLLNLTSSQLCVRGQQDSLEGQAVVVTRGSCDFGQKALVAQDLGASVLLIASIKSMLTPTVNNSVFSKMKIPVALVRHRDILDALQVFPQGMEVRLYAPPLPPFDASIIVMFLIAVFTVTMGGFWSGAAEKLKQAPGFESDAAEGRSDSSEVSLYSPLKVLMFVGMMCVMLVLMYFFYRWLVYVIIVIFCLASASALYNCLDSLMTALGCSTLSVSCGERSVSVRSLLIAAVCITLSVIWGVYRNDDRWIWILQDLLGIAFCLNFLKTISLSNFKICVILLSLLLLYDVFFVFITPFLTPNGESIMVQVALGPGAGGKGDRNVVEVPGDQTPSYEKLPVVMRIPQFSALAQNLCMMQFSILGYGDIIIPGLLVAYCHRFDVWMGNSRRVYFISCTVAYAVGLLLTFAVMLLSQMGQPALLYLVPCTLLTSSVLAGVRKEFTHFWSGSGTYQVLDESRKPLLSVTPVSVSSEGDAGRTAGLRSC
- the LOC132136714 gene encoding signal peptide peptidase-like 2A isoform X3 gives rise to the protein MAVNVLSFLLLMWFGCQVDGQLAILHASNGSTVREYCLVYNSTWSNISDRLSAAVAYPLLNLTSSQLCVRGQQDSLEGQAVVVTRGSCDFGQKALVAQDLGASVLLIASIKSMLTPTVNNSVFSKMKIPVALVRHRDILDALQVFPQGMEVRLYAPPLPPFDASIIVMFLIAVFTVTMGGFWSGAAEKLKQAPGFESDAAEGRSDSSEVSLYSPLKVLMFVGMMCVMLVLMYFFYRWLVYVIIVIFCLASASALYNCLDSLMTALGCSTLSVSCGERSVSVRSLLIAAVCITLSVIWGVYRNDDRWIWILQDLLGIAFCLNFLKTISLSNFKICVILLSLLLLYDVFFVFITPFLTPNGESIMVQVALGPGAGGKGDRNVVEVPGDQTPSYEKLPVVMRIPQFSALAQNLCMMQFSILGYGDIIIPGLLVAYCHRFDVWMGNSRRVYFISCTVAYAVGLLLTFAVMLLSQMGQPALLYLVPCTLLTSSVLAGVRKEFTHFWSGSGTYQKETLDAPLD
- the LOC132136714 gene encoding signal peptide peptidase-like 2A isoform X2; the encoded protein is MAVNVLSFLLLMWFGCQVDGQLAILHASNGSTVREYCLVYNSTWSNISDRLSAAVAYPLLNLTSSQLCVRGQQDSLEGQAVVVTRGSCDFGQKALVAQDLGASVLLIASIKSMLTPTVNNSVFSKMKIPVALVRHRDILDALQVFPQGMEVRLYAPPLPPFDASIIVMFLIAVFTVTMGGFWSGAAEKLKQAPGFESDAAEGRSDSSEVSLYSPLKVLMFVGMMCVMLVLMYFFYRWLVYVIIVIFCLASASALYNCLDSLMTALGCSTLSVSCGERSVSVRSLLIAAVCITLSVIWGVYRNDDRWIWILQDLLGIAFCLNFLKTISLSNFKICVILLSLLLLYDVFFVFITPFLTPNGESIMVQVALGPGAGGKGDRNVVEVPGDQTPSYEKLPVVMRIPQFSALAQNLCMMQFSILGYGDIIIPGLLVAYCHRFDVWMGNSRRVYFISCTVAYAVGLLLTFAVMLLSQMGQPALLYLVPCTLLTSSVLAGVRKEFTHFWSGSGTYQVLDESRKPLLSEGDAGRTAGLRSC